AGCACACGCTGCACTTATACTGGTCTTGAGAGATTCTCACGTTCTCTGGTCTAATATGTTAATTCTTCAGCAAGTCCTTTTAAGTTCTCGCCTTGGAAGGCGGTTCCATCCTGTTGCTACAATGTATGTGTTCACGTGGGCGTGGTTACTGACTTGGCAAAAGTCTTTATGAAAAAACAttatctcatttagaaggctaaagtCACATTtaatcttctcacaaatagtttcatatttaatcatataatttgtacaacatttagatgtaaacctgacCCCTTGAATACATACATTTTCAGAGATACTGTTATTTAGTTATACCATCCTTAATGATATCACAAAACAACAACTGATTTGATTTTTGTTTAAGTCTCACCAACCATTTCCCACATTATTTACGTTAGAAATATGGTTTCAATGTCCAATCTTTTGATGTTACAGTACTGCAAAATTTCTCTCTGTTGTAACAAAGGGATTTTTTACTTTCATTTCTgcatagtgggagagagagagagttcctgtAAGGTATTTGTGACACTCAAACTGTCCAACTGCCCCCACttcccccccttcctctctggtGGGAGTGGGGGATCTCTCTGATCCTCACCCAGGAAGGAAAGTTATGACAACAGGCAGGGGtttgtgatcaggtcagagtcaggcaggtacaggacggcaggcaggatcggggtcagggtaggcagaaatgtcagaaccgggaaaactaggaaacagaacttgacaaacatgaagacaggaaagcacactggtaagacctgacaagtcaagacgaactggcaacagacaaacagagaacacaggtataaatacactggagataatggggaagatgggtgacacctggaggggggaggagacaagcacaaagacaggtgaaacagatcagggtgggttggagacaagcacaaagacaggtgaaacagatctggCTGTGACAGTATGATTCATTTCTGGTGCATAATTACACAGTAAACAcattatgtaataataataataataaagtaatagtacaattaataataataatagtaatagtaataataataataatacatggtATTTATGTAGCACTTTCAAGGATCCAAAGTCTCTTACATGTGGTGTTTGCATTTCCACATAGTTGATTTGTACTTAGACGTGAGCAGAGGAACATTTATTGATAAAGATCCACCCCCATTTCTCTTTTCCTGTAATCTCATCCTGTTCTGctgaatgtggaggaggagtggacAAAAGTAAAGTAGACCCACACACTCAAATATGTAAAGATATGTTAAATGCAGATATGTAAAGtgtcatacagtatatataaactTGGAAAAGTGCTATTTAAATGAAGTCCATTATTACCTATTCATTGATGGGTTATGACTTTACATTGCAGTGTATTATTGTGCCATTATTTGTGTAGGCACACTGTGTACAGTGAACAATGAGTAATTACAATATCTTCTACACTGTACTTACATGAGTAAAAAATTACACAGTAATTAGAACCCTGTAGTGTAAAGTGTAACCATTGATCAATGTCAGAATGTCatgttgtgtatttgtgtgtttcagGTGTGGGTATTTCTCTGTTCAACAAAGCAGTgggggactcagtggagctgccctCAGGCTTAGAAAGGGAAGGTATCAAATCAATGGAGTGGAAGTATAAAAAAATGGTCATTGCAGAATTTGATGGGAACATTTCCTTACCAAGATCACAGTTTAAGGGGAGACTAGAGATGAACGACAGCAACTTCAGTTTAACAATCCAAGAACTGTCACTGCAAGACTCAGGGGAATTTCTAGTTTCTGCCGCATCAAACAAAGGAGGACAGATTCCGACCAAGACCATCCATCTTCAAGTCCATGGTAGGCTGCTTTGTGTTATTCCATCTTTTTTATCTTGTATTGCCTTTCTCCTGGAGGTATGGTCCATTTAGAATaattatctctccttctctctctctctctcgttttctctctgtttctctctctctctctctctctgtgtttctctctctctctctctctgtttctctctctctctctctctctctctctctctcaggacctaTATCCAAGGTGGTGATCCAGAAGGAGATCACGCTATTGGTCAACGAGTCCTGTTCAGTGTGGCTGCTGTGCAACGTGTCAGTCGGCTCCAACCTCTCCTACAcctgggagagagggaatgacacGTACAGGGACGACGAGCAGATACACTTCTCTCTGTCACCTGCAGACGGAGACATCAGTGTAACCTGCACTGCCTCCAACTCAGTCAGTGAGAAATCTGCCTCAGCAACAGTAAAGTGTAGTAATGACACAACCACCCCAGGTAACTAGATATAATAAAAATACACCATACACATTTCATATAGTGTGCTTCTATGTTTATGTTGTgaaatataatatacagtattatgtAGTACATGTGATGACATTGGTTAGATATAATATACCGTATTATGTAAtatatgtgatgacattgaatagacataatatacagtattatgtAATACATGTGATGACATTGGGTAGatgtaatatacagtattatgtaatatatgtgatgacattgaatagACACAATATACAGTATTATGTATATATGTGATGACATTGGATAGacataatatacagtattatgtAATACATGTGAGGACATTGGGTAGATGTAATATGGAACTCTGTGGGCTTTAGCATATTGCATAGTCTAATCCAGTAGTTCccagctccagtcctccagtacccccaacagtacacatttttattgaAGCTCCGGTGACAAGCACACATGATTCTACTTGTCATTAATCATCAGGCCCTCAATTCAGTTTGTTTTAGACCGGGGCAACAACATAAAATGTGTGCCGTTGGGGGTACTAGAGGACTGGAGCTGGAAATCACTTCAGTATTtcttaatcctggtcctggggacctaAAAGGGTGCACATTTTAGTTGTTGCACTAACACTACACACATGATTCCACTAAGGtatgatgatgagttgattagtGGAATCATGTCTAGGGCAAGAAATGAAACGTGAACCCCTTTGGGTCTCCATGAGCAGGTTTCAGAAACACCAGTCTAATCACATCTGTGTTATAGAGTATGATACATGGATGAAGTGGTATAGGATCTACATCGTGGTACCAGTAGGCGTCGCTGTGTTGCTGATCCTCACTGTAGCTGTGGCAGTGTATTACTGCAGGGGGCGTTTTAACATGGGTATGTACAGCATAGGGGTCTCATCTATACTTAAAGTGACATTTTAGGCCCTGGAAGTATTCTTAGGATAATTATGTTGTGGCATACGCTTAATTAGATTTTTCTTTCAAAATGTTGGCCTTAGGAACATTATGGATATTGGAAAAAGATTATGGAACCTCAGAAGTGCGTAATTTATTCATTCTTGTGTATGTTTGTGGATATTCTGACTAGTATCTATCTGATTGGTTGATATTTTGTTCTTGTCATACACAGCAGCTCTGACTGACGACACAAGAATGAAAGATGTAAGTATGCATTGCCGTTATTATGTActcatttttcaaacactccacaaatttcttgttaacaaactatagttttggcaagttggttaggacatctactttgtgcatgacacaagtcatttttccaacaattggttacagacagattatttaacttataattaactgtatcacaattcaagtgggtcagaaggttacacacacaaagttgacagtgcctttaaacagtttgagAAATTCAgaggagtacctgtggatgtattttaaggcctaccttcaaactcagtgcctctttgctagacatcatgggaaaatcaaaagaaatcaaccaagatctcagaaaaaaatgtacacctccacaagtttggttcatccttgggagcaatttccaaatgcctgaaggtaccacgttcctctgtacaaacaatagtgtcacgccctggtctaagtattttgtgtttttcttcatgtattgggtcaggccagggtgtggcatggcgTTTTtgaattgtggtgtgttttgtcttggggttttggtgtgtgtgtattgggattgtagctagtggggttatctagcaaggtctatggctgtctggagtggttctcaatcagaggcaggtgtttatcgttgtctctgattgggaaccatatttaggcagccatattctttgagtttgtcgtgggtgattgtccttagtgtcctgatgtccttgttctgtgttagtttacacaagtataggctgtttcgggttttcattacatttattgttttgtagtgtttgtgtttagtgtgtttgtcattaaacatggatcgcaatctacacgctgcattttggtccgactatccttcacacctagagaaCCGTAAcagtaagtataaacaccatgggaccacgcaacgtcataccactcaggaaggagagatgaacgtactttggtgtgaaaatcaattcccagtacaacagcaaaggatcttgtgaagatgctggaggaaacagttacaaaagtatctatatccacagtaaaatgagtcctatatcgacataacctgaaaggccgctcagcaaggaagaagtcactgctccaaaaccgccataaaaagccaggctatggtttgcaactgcacatggggacaaagattgtactttttgcagaaatgtcctttggtctgatgaaacgaaaatagaactgtttgtccataatgaccattgtaatgtttgaaggaaaaagagggaggcttgcaagctgaagaataccatcccaaccgtgaagcacgggggtggcagcatcatgtttgggGGGTGCTTTGCACAGAAGGGATtggtcatgagggaggaaaattgtggataattatgtggatatattgaagcaacatctcaagacttcagtccggaagttaaagcttggtcggaaatggacaatgaccccaagcatacttccaaagttgtggcaaaatagcttaaggacaacaaagtaaaggtattggagtggccatcacaaagccctgacctcaatcgtattgaacatttgtgggcagaactgaaaaagcatgtgctagcaaggaggtttacaaacctgactcagttacaccagctctgacaggaggaatttggcaaaattcacccatcttattgtgggaagcttgtggaaggctacccgaaacgtttgacccaagttaaacaatttaaaggcaatgttaccaaatactaattgagtgtatgtaaacttctgacccactgggaatgtgatgaaagaaataaaagctgaaataaatcattcttttcaatattattctgacatttcactttcttaaaataaactggtgatcctaactgacctaagacagtgtcacgctctgaccttcgagagctttttatgtctctattttggtttggtcagggtgtgaattgggtgggcattctatgttctgtattctatgttcttttatttctatattttggccgggtatggttctcaatcagggacagctgtctaccattgtctctgattgggaatcatacttaggcagcgtTTTTTCCCTTTGCTATTTGTGggaagttatctttgttagtggcactatagccctgttAAACTTCACGGTTGTTTCTTTGGTTCTtcttttgttggcgacatttatatctataaaaagaaaatgtacgcttaccacgcttcaccttggtctccttccgtCCGACGACGGCCATGacagacagggactttttactatgactaaatgtcaggaattgtgaaaaacaaagtttaaatgtatttggctaaagtgtatgtaaacttccgacttcaactgtatgtgtactgtattaCACTACTGTGTACTGTAATTTCTGATTGCTGTGTATATTTCGGCACAAATAGGCAGTGTTTTTGTGCAATGTTCATCCATTTTGTTTATTGGTTTAAGTACCTTTTTCTGTTTTTATTCCAGACAAGAACAAACAGTCAGGTAATGTCCATCTATGAGAACGTAGATGATCTGGCTGTCCCAAGACTGAACAAGGTGAGAGTGAAATATGAATGTTCACAcctgatatatttgaaaataaataaaacaaaacagtCTCTGTGTGAAAGGGAGACTATGTAGTCTACTTGGAAATTGTATACATAAAGCTGAAACAGTTTGTTCTTGGTTGCCTGTCACATTTAGTCGCACTCTATATGACAAGATCACATTTGGACGCCAGCCAGAAACCCCCTGTTCTTCCTACCAGAAAGTACTGTGAGCTGAACAGGATGTGGTCATAAACTGGTCTTCTATAGATATAGAACCCTCTGCATCTTCTGCATCCTACATGTGTACCTTCTGTAATAGATGTTACAGTTTAATTTCATCACAACCTGcacatttctgtttttattttcttaCTTGTTCAGAACTGCAACCTTCATCTGTTCATGGTCATTGTGTGGTACAACTTGTTATTTTCAAGATATTCTGAGTTGCATAACTTTTTGTTAGGTTCTATTGCATTCTATTGTTGCATGAACTGTTTATATTTGTGTATTAACGACTAACGGCAATTCCA
This DNA window, taken from Oncorhynchus tshawytscha isolate Ot180627B linkage group LG10, Otsh_v2.0, whole genome shotgun sequence, encodes the following:
- the LOC112259879 gene encoding SLAM family member 8-like isoform X3 translates to MSGGPLSSFSKQGIVLLSILHYGVGISLFNKAVGDSVELPSGLEREGIKSMEWKYKKMVIAEFDGNISLPRSQFKGRLEMNDSNFSLTIQELSLQDSGEFLVSAASNKGGQIPTKTIHLQVHGPISKVVIQKEITLLVNESCSVWLLCNVSVGSNLSYTWERGNDTYRDDEQIHFSLSPADGDISVTCTASNSVSEKSASATVKCSNDTTTPEYDTWMKWYRIYIVVPVGVAVLLILTVAVAVYYCRGRFNMAALTDDTRMKDTRTNSQVMSIYENVDDLAVPRLNISRTLYDKITFGRQPETPCSSYQKVL
- the LOC112259879 gene encoding SLAM family member 8-like isoform X1, translating into MSGGPLSSFSKQGIVLLSILHYGVGISLFNKAVGDSVELPSGLEREGIKSMEWKYKKMVIAEFDGNISLPRSQFKGRLEMNDSNFSLTIQELSLQDSGEFLVSAASNKGGQIPTKTIHLQVHGPISKVVIQKEITLLVNESCSVWLLCNVSVGSNLSYTWERGNDTYRDDEQIHFSLSPADGDISVTCTASNSVSEKSASATVKCSNDTTTPEYDTWMKWYRIYIVVPVGVAVLLILTVAVAVYYCRGRFNMAALTDDTRMKDTRTNSQVMSIYENVDDLAVPRLNKKQQPHQRQIKSIVM
- the LOC112259879 gene encoding SLAM family member 8-like isoform X2, producing the protein MSGGPLSSFSKQGIVLLSILHYGVGISLFNKAVGDSVELPSGLEREGIKSMEWKYKKMVIAEFDGNISLPRSQFKGRLEMNDSNFSLTIQELSLQDSGEFLVSAASNKGGQIPTKTIHLQVHGPISKVVIQKEITLLVNESCSVWLLCNVSVGSNLSYTWERGNDTYRDDEQIHFSLSPADGDISVTCTASNSVSEKSASATVKCSNDTTTPEYDTWMKWYRIYIVVPVGVAVLLILTVAVAVYYCRGRFNMAALTDDTRMKDTRTNSQVMSIYENVDDLAVPRLNKSHSI